In Arthrobacter citreus, a single genomic region encodes these proteins:
- a CDS encoding aminotransferase class I/II-fold pyridoxal phosphate-dependent enzyme has product MSGNEQKFIQEAFDSNWIAPLGPNVDAFEKEIASYVGASEAMVVSSGTAAIHLALSLLNVTKGDIVFCSTLTFIASANPILYQGAKPVFVDSEPETWNMSPQALEKALRDAYLEGKLPKAVIVVNLYGQSAKMDEIITLCNQYEVPIVEDAAESLGSTYKGKASGTFGHFGIYSFNGNKIITTSGGGALVSNNKESIEKARYLASQARDPAPYYQHSVSGFNYRMSNLLAGVGRAQLQVLDDRVSTRRQLFNRYVKELAHISGLKFMPELENTQSNRWLTTLTIDEKETGISSKTLINILNNNNIEARHVWKPLHLQPIFKSTKYYPHHENEHIAEQLFEKGMCLPSGSNLSAEEQNRVISCLKKNIYHSLNKLTSK; this is encoded by the coding sequence ATGAGTGGGAATGAGCAAAAATTTATACAGGAAGCATTTGATTCGAATTGGATTGCACCTCTAGGACCAAATGTCGATGCATTTGAAAAAGAAATAGCATCATATGTAGGAGCCAGTGAAGCAATGGTCGTAAGTTCAGGTACGGCAGCAATTCATTTGGCTCTTTCTTTATTAAATGTAACAAAAGGAGATATCGTTTTTTGTTCAACTCTTACCTTTATAGCTAGTGCAAACCCTATTCTCTATCAAGGTGCAAAACCAGTATTCGTTGATTCTGAACCAGAAACATGGAATATGTCACCGCAAGCCCTTGAAAAGGCATTACGGGATGCATATTTGGAAGGGAAATTGCCTAAAGCAGTAATTGTTGTAAATTTATACGGTCAAAGTGCAAAGATGGATGAAATTATTACTTTATGTAATCAATACGAAGTTCCAATTGTTGAAGATGCAGCCGAATCATTGGGATCTACATATAAGGGGAAAGCAAGCGGCACCTTCGGACATTTCGGTATTTATTCTTTTAATGGAAATAAGATTATTACTACATCTGGTGGAGGAGCTTTAGTATCAAATAATAAAGAGTCGATCGAGAAAGCTCGATATCTAGCTTCACAGGCTCGCGATCCTGCCCCATACTATCAACATTCAGTGAGCGGATTTAATTATCGCATGAGTAATCTTTTAGCAGGTGTAGGAAGGGCGCAGCTTCAAGTGCTAGATGATCGGGTCAGTACAAGGAGACAATTATTCAATCGATATGTTAAAGAACTGGCTCATATATCTGGATTAAAATTTATGCCTGAATTAGAAAATACGCAAAGTAATCGATGGCTAACTACGCTAACTATAGACGAAAAGGAAACAGGTATTTCCTCTAAAACATTAATTAATATATTAAATAATAATAATATTGAAGCTCGCCATGTTTGGAAACCACTCCATTTACAGCCAATTTTTAAAAGTACTAAATATTATCCCCATCATGAAAATGAACATATAGCCGAACAATTATTTGAAAAAGGGATGTGTCTTCCATCGGGCTCTAATCTATCAGCAGAAGAGCAAAATAGAGTCATTAGTTGTCTTAAAAAAAATATTTATCACAGCTTGAATAAGTTAACGTCGAAATAA
- a CDS encoding acetyltransferase codes for MKIIILGNGGHSKVIQEMVVSLKIHKIIAILDEKIEFEKKENGIIYAPFSAIKSLMAHDVKVVIAVGDNFARKKIVKTLELKDDQYISIFHPSSVISSSAIIGNGTVVMPKSVINAGAIIGSHCIINTASIVEHDNIVGNFSHVSPNSTLTGSVTLGEGVHIGASATLIPGIKIGEWSVIGAGSTVIQDIPSFSKAVGSPTRMINKDYEIKFS; via the coding sequence ATGAAAATCATTATTTTAGGGAATGGTGGACATAGTAAAGTAATTCAAGAAATGGTTGTTTCTTTAAAAATCCATAAAATTATTGCTATTTTAGATGAAAAGATTGAGTTTGAAAAAAAAGAGAACGGTATAATTTATGCACCATTTTCAGCAATTAAAAGTTTAATGGCCCACGATGTTAAAGTTGTTATTGCAGTAGGAGACAACTTTGCTAGAAAAAAGATTGTTAAAACCTTAGAGCTAAAAGATGATCAGTACATTTCAATTTTTCATCCATCCTCAGTAATCAGTTCATCCGCCATTATAGGAAATGGTACCGTTGTAATGCCAAAATCAGTTATTAATGCAGGAGCAATAATCGGTAGCCACTGTATTATTAATACCGCTTCAATCGTTGAGCATGACAATATTGTTGGCAATTTCTCGCATGTTTCACCTAATTCAACTTTAACGGGAAGCGTCACTTTAGGTGAAGGTGTTCATATTGGTGCTTCTGCTACGTTGATTCCTGGAATTAAGATTGGCGAATGGTCAGTTATTGGAGCTGGTTCAACAGTCATTCAAGATATTCCTTCTTTTAGTAAAGCTGTAGGAAGCCCAACGAGAATGATTAATAAAGATTACGAGATAAAATTTTCATAA
- a CDS encoding sugar transferase — translation MKRIMDLMISLILLILFFPIIILVAIAVRLKMGSPILFAQQRPGLHGKPFYLYKFRTMSNLYDEQGNPLSDEKRLSGLGKFLRKYSLDEFPQLINIVKGEMSLVGPRPFLMEYLSLYTKDQMIRHNVKPGITGWAQVNGRNNITWEEKFKLDIWYVENYNHLLDLKILFLTFFKVIKREGISQQGHVTMEKFKGSNEVM, via the coding sequence ATGAAGCGAATAATGGATTTAATGATTTCACTAATTCTATTAATCTTATTCTTTCCAATTATTATTTTAGTAGCTATAGCAGTGAGACTAAAAATGGGTTCCCCTATATTATTTGCTCAGCAAAGACCTGGGCTACATGGAAAGCCATTTTACCTTTATAAATTTCGAACGATGAGTAATTTATATGATGAGCAAGGAAATCCACTTTCAGATGAAAAAAGATTATCTGGCCTTGGAAAATTTTTAAGAAAGTATAGTTTGGATGAATTTCCACAGTTAATTAACATCGTAAAAGGAGAAATGAGTCTAGTTGGTCCAAGACCATTTTTAATGGAATACTTATCTCTTTACACAAAAGATCAGATGATAAGGCATAATGTTAAGCCTGGAATAACTGGTTGGGCCCAAGTGAATGGCAGAAATAATATTACATGGGAGGAGAAGTTTAAATTGGATATTTGGTATGTCGAAAATTATAATCATCTACTCGATTTGAAAATTTTATTCTTAACTTTTTTTAAAGTGATAAAAAGAGAAGGAATTAGCCAGCAAGGCCATGTAACGATGGAAAAATTTAAAGGTTCAAATGAAGTGATGTAA
- a CDS encoding glycosyltransferase family 2 protein gives MYNAEKYLSTCLDSVLAQSMIDFEVLLINDGSTDGSALICDQYSNSDIRVKVYHKTNSGPSSARNYGIQNALGEYIMFIDSDDYIVQDTFKIVNFEVERFSADLVVFPIFEKKDEVIQLFNISECYFDDKESKKTFLKEIWLKSDLLASPVNKIYKSDIIKRNNIFFNEEFSIAEDYLFNMEYIDAARRGLSIETPLYYYVRHSNSVSTRVFYNKFDIALAVYKASLSLLSKYSIKEVEYLNKIHTEFATGLIRAMYEATRGGYRRSLFKKLKEIKKCMTSKETRALFKGSLDFSTFNNFVIFCLRYKQSFIFYLVFKLKNIFFE, from the coding sequence GTGTATAATGCTGAAAAATATTTAAGCACTTGTTTAGATTCAGTCCTAGCACAATCAATGATTGATTTTGAAGTATTGCTCATTAATGATGGCTCAACAGATGGATCGGCTTTAATTTGCGACCAGTATTCAAATAGTGATATAAGGGTAAAAGTTTATCACAAAACAAATTCAGGACCTAGTAGTGCTAGAAACTATGGAATTCAAAACGCATTAGGAGAATATATTATGTTCATTGATTCCGACGACTATATTGTTCAAGATACATTTAAAATTGTTAATTTTGAAGTAGAGAGGTTTAGTGCGGATTTAGTAGTTTTTCCTATCTTTGAAAAAAAAGATGAGGTAATTCAACTATTTAATATTTCTGAATGTTATTTTGATGACAAAGAAAGTAAAAAAACGTTTTTAAAGGAAATTTGGCTAAAATCAGATTTATTAGCATCACCAGTTAATAAAATATATAAATCAGATATTATAAAAAGGAATAATATTTTCTTCAATGAGGAATTTAGTATAGCAGAGGATTACTTATTCAATATGGAATATATTGATGCTGCCAGAAGAGGGCTAAGTATAGAAACTCCTTTATATTATTATGTTAGACATAGTAACAGCGTCTCAACGAGAGTATTTTATAATAAGTTTGATATTGCACTTGCTGTGTATAAAGCATCTTTGAGTTTATTAAGTAAATATAGTATTAAAGAAGTAGAATATCTAAATAAAATCCATACAGAATTTGCAACAGGTTTAATTCGGGCAATGTATGAAGCAACTAGGGGAGGATATAGGAGGAGTCTTTTCAAAAAGTTAAAAGAAATAAAAAAATGTATGACTAGCAAAGAAACTAGAGCACTTTTTAAAGGCTCGCTTGATTTCTCAACCTTCAATAATTTCGTTATTTTTTGTTTGCGATATAAACAAAGCTTTATTTTCTATTTAGTATTTAAATTAAAGAACATATTTTTTGAATAA
- a CDS encoding glycosyltransferase family 2 protein, translated as MSNETLVSIIVPIFNSEKYLAKTIDSILNQTYKNIELILVNDGSTDNSAQICDELSKVDNRIQVFHTSNNGPGNARNLGISLAKGDYIQFVDSDDLIEIKMVEQLLKSVESEDADIVVCGMKRIDQANLNTISCCTTKLSLDEEIKDEFVLLLKFGLAYSPVNKLYRKSIINEYNIKFNDDLLIGEDALFNIEYFSKCSRVFIYEEPLYIYHQRPGSLTQKFYKEKEIAQILLYQKLREFIGIEVESETLRELNSYYLMEFSFIIYQNSIGIKNIGDFLGKVKDTKKFISRPEFKAVARNSYFYSSFQRLVLLLTNVKCESLLMLFLYCHNRFYKKPLRL; from the coding sequence ATGTCTAATGAAACTTTAGTTAGTATAATTGTTCCGATCTTTAATTCTGAGAAGTATCTAGCTAAAACAATAGATAGTATTTTAAATCAGACATATAAAAATATTGAATTAATATTAGTCAATGATGGGTCTACTGATAATAGTGCCCAAATATGTGATGAGCTCTCGAAGGTAGATAACAGAATTCAAGTGTTCCATACCTCTAATAATGGGCCAGGAAATGCGAGAAATCTAGGAATATCATTAGCAAAAGGTGATTATATACAATTTGTTGATAGTGATGATTTAATTGAAATAAAAATGGTGGAGCAATTACTAAAATCTGTAGAAAGTGAGGATGCTGATATCGTTGTATGTGGAATGAAAAGAATAGATCAAGCTAACCTAAATACTATTAGTTGTTGTACGACGAAGCTTTCACTAGATGAAGAAATAAAAGATGAATTTGTTCTCCTCCTTAAATTCGGTCTAGCTTACTCACCAGTTAATAAGCTGTATAGAAAATCAATCATTAATGAATATAATATTAAATTTAATGATGATTTGCTGATCGGAGAGGATGCATTGTTTAATATCGAATATTTTTCTAAATGTAGTAGAGTTTTTATATATGAGGAGCCCTTATATATTTACCATCAAAGACCGGGGAGCTTAACACAAAAGTTTTATAAGGAAAAAGAAATAGCACAAATATTGTTGTATCAAAAGTTAAGGGAATTTATTGGGATTGAAGTAGAGTCGGAAACGCTAAGAGAGCTAAATTCGTACTATCTTATGGAGTTTAGTTTTATAATCTATCAAAATAGTATTGGAATAAAAAACATTGGTGATTTTTTAGGAAAAGTAAAAGATACTAAAAAATTTATTAGCCGTCCTGAGTTTAAAGCAGTAGCTAGAAATAGTTATTTCTACAGTTCTTTTCAACGATTAGTTTTACTACTTACAAATGTAAAATGTGAATCTTTACTCATGCTATTCCTATACTGCCATAACAGATTCTACAAAAAGCCATTACGATTATAA
- a CDS encoding glycosyltransferase, whose protein sequence is MKKVLFVVDKMVLGGAEKVLVDIINNLPKDKYEITLFTLFDGGEMSNQLCKSVKRIRWFRRQYKGIYRIIRYMDPQKIYKENIKEEFDIEISFKTGMPEKIVAASPNKKSLKIAWIHGDMSYQNYGIESHRTKQKQSDCYSKFNRIVFVSEKCIEGFREVIGNVNYYSVIYNGIDLDKVRLLSNAQKEVDYSSDKIIFSTISRLNYEKGIDRLILAAEKLVNEKLLNFHIYIVGGGILNKELQHMINERSLNEYITLLGAKSNPFKYVNGSDAFILSSRNEALCISVIESMALELPVISTNCGGVAEIIGDSEFGILVENSQDGIYRGLKQFIEKKLLLTEIYAKKGSERSKEFSLDSMISNIEVLFENV, encoded by the coding sequence ATGAAAAAAGTATTATTTGTTGTGGATAAGATGGTCTTAGGAGGAGCTGAAAAAGTTCTAGTTGATATAATAAATAATCTGCCAAAAGATAAATATGAAATCACTTTATTTACACTATTTGATGGTGGAGAAATGAGTAACCAACTATGTAAAAGTGTAAAAAGGATTAGATGGTTTAGAAGACAGTATAAAGGGATTTATAGAATTATTAGATATATGGATCCCCAAAAAATTTATAAGGAAAATATTAAAGAAGAGTTCGATATTGAGATCTCCTTTAAAACCGGCATGCCAGAGAAGATTGTAGCTGCTTCTCCTAATAAAAAATCATTAAAAATTGCATGGATACATGGCGATATGTCATACCAAAACTATGGAATTGAAAGTCATAGAACAAAGCAAAAGCAATCAGATTGTTATTCAAAATTTAATCGCATCGTATTTGTTTCAGAAAAGTGTATTGAAGGCTTTAGGGAAGTTATTGGTAATGTAAATTATTACAGTGTTATCTATAATGGCATTGATTTAGACAAAGTACGGTTATTATCAAATGCGCAAAAAGAAGTGGACTATTCTTCTGATAAAATTATTTTTTCTACAATTTCCAGACTGAATTACGAAAAAGGAATTGATCGCTTAATCCTCGCTGCTGAAAAGCTAGTTAACGAAAAGCTACTAAACTTCCATATTTATATTGTTGGCGGCGGAATATTAAATAAAGAGCTTCAACACATGATTAATGAAAGAAGTTTAAATGAATATATAACGCTCCTAGGGGCAAAAAGCAATCCATTTAAATATGTAAATGGAAGTGATGCATTTATTTTATCGTCAAGAAATGAAGCTTTATGTATTTCGGTAATTGAATCAATGGCTTTAGAGCTCCCGGTTATATCTACTAATTGTGGAGGGGTTGCAGAAATAATTGGAGACTCTGAGTTCGGAATATTAGTAGAGAATAGCCAGGATGGTATTTATCGCGGACTTAAGCAGTTTATTGAAAAGAAATTACTATTAACCGAAATTTATGCAAAAAAAGGTTCGGAAAGAAGCAAAGAATTTAGTTTAGACTCCATGATTTCTAATATTGAGGTGTTATTTGAAAATGTCTAA
- a CDS encoding glycosyltransferase family 2 protein has protein sequence MKLSIIVAAYNVENYIEKCLKSITEQTYKQLEIIVVNDGSTDRTIDVIQTISKTDERIIIVNKVNGGLSSARNAGLDLVTGDYVGFIDGDDYIAIDMYEHLVEEINKHNCEIAMCAVLKVYNDYTECDSLVEHSIVLNKIEALNALIEEKFIKHYAVNKLYKATLFRDIRYPEGKLYEDIFTTYKLFACADKLVYSNKIGYYYVQREGSILRSKYNVRKLDCIQAFSEFKAYVDQCFPELSGKLLWRLNLSKMNSLLDMLKSESIYENCEFQEFGSNLAKEVRRNSFFFIKGSNIPTTFRILAPFSYAGYPLMRMLFKTALVKNYVYQRSLKLL, from the coding sequence ATGAAGTTAAGTATTATAGTAGCGGCTTATAATGTTGAGAATTATATTGAAAAATGTCTTAAATCGATTACTGAGCAAACATATAAACAGCTTGAAATTATAGTTGTCAATGATGGTTCTACGGACCGAACCATTGATGTCATTCAAACTATCTCAAAGACTGATGAGAGAATTATTATTGTTAATAAAGTGAACGGTGGACTAAGTTCTGCTAGAAATGCAGGACTAGATTTGGTCACCGGGGATTATGTAGGATTTATTGATGGAGATGATTATATTGCAATTGATATGTATGAACATCTTGTTGAAGAAATTAATAAACATAACTGTGAGATTGCGATGTGTGCAGTTCTGAAAGTTTATAACGATTACACTGAATGCGATAGTTTAGTGGAACATTCAATAGTACTAAACAAAATAGAAGCTTTAAATGCATTAATCGAAGAGAAATTTATTAAACATTACGCAGTTAATAAACTATATAAAGCTACTTTATTTCGAGACATTCGGTATCCAGAAGGTAAGTTATATGAAGATATTTTTACGACTTATAAACTATTCGCATGTGCAGATAAGCTAGTTTACTCCAATAAAATAGGCTATTACTATGTTCAAAGAGAAGGAAGTATTTTAAGGTCAAAATATAATGTAAGAAAATTAGATTGTATCCAAGCCTTTAGTGAGTTTAAAGCCTATGTTGACCAGTGCTTTCCGGAACTTAGTGGGAAATTATTATGGCGATTAAATTTATCAAAGATGAATTCATTACTAGATATGTTAAAGTCCGAGTCAATATATGAAAATTGTGAGTTTCAAGAGTTCGGATCGAATCTGGCTAAAGAGGTAAGGAGAAATAGCTTTTTCTTTATTAAAGGTTCAAATATACCAACTACGTTTCGAATATTAGCTCCGTTTAGTTATGCTGGATATCCACTTATGAGAATGCTATTTAAAACTGCCCTTGTTAAAAATTATGTTTACCAAAGATCATTAAAGCTGTTATAG